From one Bacteroides intestinalis DSM 17393 genomic stretch:
- a CDS encoding BT_3987 domain-containing protein, producing the protein MKYMNHIKLGLLAVTFACAGTVFTSCEDDITINAVNTEKLDTVDGVYGYVRSAAGARELTSISLFGDKAGTGHLYFELSKAAEKDITVTFKVDATALEVYNAAHGTSYAMYPADKLSLANGGTVTVKTGEKKSGAVELTINAGGSIGSTYAVAVSATANDGVAVSANNQTYIYLVKPLAAVPDSKKGDVRTLCFVEVNDENILNCGEYVMKESGKPFFDVVSIFAANINVDSESGRVHIHCNDQVSFLLKNADKFIRPLQAKGIKVNMSILGNHDEAGMGNLSQAAAADFAKELKAFVDIYGLDGIDFDDEYTVYKENPSPGFEQRSRENYCRLISECRKVMPDKLLGIYEYKSNFEDSPSGTVDGKSIGELVDYMCYGTYQRYVKGRESNFTGLPKSKYGPYSLKINEEYKGGWTSFKEETIQDLKDAGYGLQVFYNPKPQLYSYDYYFTAVSKILFNDEVEWSGKYYGRTDFTASTGVKSNYEAYLGEWQVASTSSLFFFTPPEGGNGWWDYNGDQTFDIRIEAKEDGKTYYIYGWGEYPEITNKYPLVAEFDSNNGNFTISMPQVIHEGDTEDPETWEMRWGTYKNGNQNTWKYDTNTTATKGAFDPLGNLTLMGRGQRYGISLCRIVNGTAELPEAYYDAYYHPGANYNLTKK; encoded by the coding sequence ATGAAATATATGAATCACATAAAATTAGGCTTGTTGGCAGTTACCTTTGCCTGTGCAGGAACTGTTTTCACAAGTTGTGAAGATGACATTACGATCAATGCCGTTAATACAGAAAAGCTGGATACAGTGGATGGCGTATACGGTTATGTCAGATCAGCTGCCGGAGCACGCGAACTTACTTCAATTTCTCTCTTTGGGGATAAAGCCGGTACGGGACATCTTTATTTTGAATTGAGTAAAGCTGCTGAAAAAGACATAACGGTTACTTTCAAAGTAGATGCAACAGCACTTGAAGTTTATAATGCTGCTCATGGTACATCTTATGCTATGTATCCTGCTGATAAATTGAGCTTGGCAAATGGTGGTACGGTGACTGTTAAAACCGGAGAGAAAAAGTCCGGTGCAGTAGAATTAACTATTAATGCCGGAGGTTCAATCGGTTCAACCTATGCAGTAGCGGTTTCAGCTACTGCAAATGATGGAGTGGCTGTTTCAGCTAATAATCAGACTTATATTTATTTGGTGAAGCCATTGGCAGCTGTGCCTGATTCTAAAAAGGGAGATGTACGTACTCTCTGTTTTGTGGAAGTGAATGATGAAAATATCCTGAATTGTGGTGAATATGTAATGAAGGAAAGTGGAAAACCGTTCTTTGATGTAGTTAGTATCTTTGCTGCCAATATCAATGTGGATAGTGAAAGCGGCCGTGTGCATATTCATTGTAACGATCAGGTATCTTTCCTGTTGAAAAATGCAGATAAATTTATCCGTCCTTTGCAGGCTAAAGGTATCAAAGTCAATATGAGTATCTTGGGTAATCATGATGAAGCCGGTATGGGTAACTTATCGCAGGCTGCTGCGGCTGATTTTGCCAAAGAATTGAAAGCATTTGTCGATATTTATGGTTTGGACGGCATTGATTTTGATGACGAGTATACAGTTTACAAAGAGAATCCGAGTCCGGGCTTCGAGCAACGTTCCCGTGAGAATTACTGTCGCTTGATCAGCGAATGTCGCAAGGTGATGCCTGATAAATTGCTGGGTATTTATGAATATAAAAGTAATTTTGAGGATTCTCCAAGCGGAACTGTCGATGGTAAGTCTATTGGCGAATTGGTAGATTATATGTGTTATGGAACTTATCAGAGATACGTTAAAGGACGTGAATCTAATTTCACCGGACTTCCCAAATCAAAGTATGGTCCTTATTCATTGAAGATTAATGAAGAATATAAAGGTGGCTGGACAAGTTTTAAAGAAGAAACGATTCAGGACCTGAAAGATGCCGGATATGGTTTGCAGGTATTCTATAACCCGAAACCACAATTGTATTCTTATGATTATTATTTCACGGCTGTAAGTAAGATTCTGTTCAATGATGAGGTAGAATGGAGTGGTAAGTATTATGGAAGGACGGACTTCACGGCTTCAACAGGGGTTAAGTCTAACTATGAGGCTTATCTGGGTGAATGGCAAGTAGCTTCTACCAGTTCTTTATTCTTTTTTACGCCTCCCGAAGGTGGTAATGGTTGGTGGGATTATAATGGAGATCAGACATTTGATATTCGTATTGAGGCTAAAGAGGATGGTAAGACTTACTATATCTATGGTTGGGGAGAATATCCTGAAATAACCAATAAATATCCTTTGGTAGCTGAATTTGATTCCAATAATGGTAACTTTACTATTTCCATGCCTCAGGTTATTCATGAAGGTGATACAGAGGATCCCGAAACATGGGAAATGAGATGGGGAACTTATAAGAATGGTAACCAGAATACTTGGAAATACGATACAAATACGACTGCTACGAAGGGAGCATTTGATCCGCTTGGAAATCTGACTCTGATGGGTAGAGGCCAACGTTATGGCATATCTCTGTGCCGTATAGTAAATGGTACGGCAGAATTGCCGGAAGCATATTATGATGCTTATTATCATCCTGGCGCTAATTATAACCTGACTAAAAAGTAA
- a CDS encoding glycoside hydrolase family 18 codes for MKNIFIVASCFAAITCFSACDDWTEVENVNINTPGIEEQDPAAYAKYLQNLVAYKNSDHKVVYAWFDNSEKTPFSRGQHISDAPDSLDVISMMYPAELAAFELVDMQTVHAKGTKVVYTISFDKIQKEYTEKVKEGTETGSFDTYLKSEMDKQIGYAGSFDGMITEYKGNNPIYMSAEQKAEAKKYQDIFFSAVLTWKTANADKLLTFQGYPENLIEQTILTNCKHIILATDNVTDDAQLSVFARLAMAAAGVPTDRFVVAVSTASLDASDKQTGFYGTDRALTEAAYWTTEPSDGYTRAGLAIYNVQNDYYNATNTYQYVKEAINIMNPAPKK; via the coding sequence ATGAAAAATATATTCATCGTAGCTTCCTGCTTCGCTGCCATAACCTGTTTCAGCGCATGTGACGACTGGACGGAAGTAGAGAATGTGAATATCAATACTCCCGGAATAGAGGAACAAGATCCGGCTGCGTATGCCAAATATCTGCAAAATTTGGTAGCCTATAAGAATTCGGACCATAAGGTTGTATATGCCTGGTTCGACAATAGCGAGAAAACACCGTTCAGTCGTGGACAGCATATCTCTGATGCTCCTGACAGTTTGGACGTAATTTCCATGATGTACCCAGCAGAACTGGCTGCGTTTGAATTAGTTGATATGCAAACTGTACATGCTAAGGGTACCAAGGTGGTATATACTATCAGTTTTGATAAGATTCAAAAAGAATATACTGAAAAAGTAAAGGAAGGTACGGAAACCGGATCTTTCGATACTTATCTGAAGTCAGAAATGGACAAACAGATTGGTTATGCAGGGAGTTTCGATGGTATGATTACTGAATATAAGGGAAATAATCCTATTTATATGTCTGCCGAACAAAAAGCAGAGGCAAAGAAATATCAGGATATTTTTTTCAGTGCTGTTTTAACCTGGAAAACTGCTAATGCAGATAAGTTGCTGACATTTCAGGGATATCCGGAAAATTTGATTGAGCAGACCATTTTGACTAATTGTAAGCACATCATCCTGGCTACGGATAATGTAACGGATGATGCACAGTTGTCGGTATTTGCCCGTTTGGCCATGGCTGCTGCAGGTGTTCCGACTGATCGTTTCGTAGTTGCTGTTTCCACAGCTTCACTGGATGCATCTGATAAGCAAACCGGGTTCTACGGTACCGACCGGGCGCTTACGGAGGCAGCTTATTGGACTACGGAACCATCTGATGGCTATACCCGTGCCGGATTGGCTATTTATAATGTTCAGAATGACTATTACAATGCTACTAACACATACCAGTATGTGAAAGAGGCTATTAATATTATGAACCCTGCTCCTAAAAAATAA
- a CDS encoding RagB/SusD family nutrient uptake outer membrane protein gives MRKSIIKFALCGGMLAGMLASCTGDYMDYNTNPYEATKDQMDRDAYLTRSALTGMQGYVIPTDVLLNQFLEALLGGPYGGYLAESNSGFTNRFSNYNQSQDWVGKLYKDVIPNVYANYAQLEAATEDPVYLSVGKVVKVAAILRVTDGYGPIPYSQLGANGDLTAPLDTQKKVYETMLNELDEAVTALLPHRTETFSSKADKVYSGKVENWIKLANSLKLRMAMRMVYVDSTTAQAKAVEAVDSERGGVFTSNDDNATIQATTNPFRVIMYEYNGGDSRIAADITAYMNGYKDPRREKYFVESTFTTADGVKNGYHGIRLGTEPLPSETAHKYSNMNVEANTKLVWMTAAEVAFLRAEGALRGWNMGGTAESFYKKGVELSFSQWGASGADAYLEDGSSLPDLYKDPLGTYSYNGSQPTITIKYDNSAVFETNLERIITQKWIAIFPLGNEAWAEFRRTGYPRLMTAAVNKNKAEVPEGTFPRRLPYPQDEYKDNGTNVQNALQDLKPANDRMSSKVWWDCNPNI, from the coding sequence ATGAGAAAATCAATTATAAAATTCGCTTTATGCGGTGGAATGTTAGCTGGCATGTTGGCATCTTGCACAGGTGATTATATGGATTATAATACCAATCCGTATGAAGCAACCAAAGACCAGATGGACCGTGATGCCTACTTGACTCGTTCGGCATTGACAGGTATGCAGGGATATGTCATCCCTACGGATGTACTTCTTAATCAGTTTCTGGAGGCCCTTTTGGGTGGACCTTACGGTGGCTATTTGGCGGAATCCAATTCCGGTTTCACGAACCGTTTCTCCAACTACAACCAATCTCAGGACTGGGTAGGTAAATTATATAAAGATGTTATTCCTAATGTGTATGCTAACTATGCACAGTTGGAAGCTGCAACTGAAGACCCTGTTTATTTGTCAGTAGGAAAAGTTGTAAAGGTAGCAGCTATCTTGCGTGTTACAGATGGATACGGTCCTATTCCTTATTCCCAGTTGGGGGCCAATGGTGACCTGACTGCTCCGCTGGATACTCAGAAGAAAGTTTATGAGACTATGTTGAATGAACTGGATGAGGCAGTGACTGCATTATTACCACATCGTACGGAGACTTTTTCATCCAAAGCTGATAAGGTTTATAGTGGTAAAGTGGAAAACTGGATAAAACTGGCGAATTCTTTGAAATTGCGTATGGCTATGCGTATGGTGTATGTAGATTCTACTACGGCACAAGCTAAAGCGGTGGAAGCTGTTGACTCAGAAAGAGGAGGTGTGTTTACATCAAATGATGATAATGCGACCATTCAGGCTACTACTAATCCATTCAGAGTTATTATGTATGAATATAATGGCGGTGACTCTCGTATTGCGGCAGATATTACTGCCTATATGAATGGTTACAAAGATCCTCGTCGTGAAAAATATTTTGTTGAATCTACCTTTACAACAGCCGATGGAGTGAAGAACGGGTATCATGGTATTCGTTTGGGAACTGAACCGCTTCCGAGTGAAACAGCTCATAAGTATTCTAACATGAATGTTGAAGCCAATACGAAACTTGTTTGGATGACTGCTGCTGAAGTTGCCTTCCTGCGTGCCGAAGGTGCATTGCGTGGTTGGAACATGGGTGGAACTGCAGAAAGTTTTTATAAGAAAGGCGTAGAGTTATCATTCAGTCAATGGGGGGCTTCCGGTGCTGATGCTTATCTGGAAGATGGTAGTAGTTTGCCCGATCTGTATAAAGATCCTCTGGGTACTTATAGTTATAACGGTTCTCAGCCGACTATTACGATTAAGTATGATAATAGCGCCGTCTTTGAAACAAATCTGGAACGTATAATTACCCAGAAATGGATCGCCATATTCCCGTTGGGTAACGAAGCATGGGCTGAATTCCGTCGTACGGGTTACCCGCGTCTGATGACTGCTGCCGTTAATAAAAACAAGGCGGAAGTTCCCGAAGGTACTTTTCCACGCCGCTTGCCTTATCCGCAGGATGAGTACAAGGACAATGGTACGAATGTGCAGAATGCTCTGCAAGATTTGAAACCTGCGAACGATAGAATGTCTTCCAAAGTATGGTGGGACTGCAACCCTAACATCTAA
- a CDS encoding glycoside hydrolase family 97 protein — protein sequence MRIHFIYFIVIICLASSCSSKQKEVFSPDGRIRLQFALNDSNRMTYQIEVDSIPFVASSCLGFEAENGINLHKEFRIVDIDFATQDETWTQPWGENKTIRNHYNEMAVHLSDAAATKLILRFRVFDDGVGFRYEYEVAGADSLLITDELTAFNIAQDGTSWSIPANYDTYELLYRTQPVSRTDNANTPMTFKAGNVYASIHEAALTDFPEMTLKNTGGCNFKSELAPWPDGIKVRVNGSVFKSPWRTIQIAPKAVGLINSGLILNLNEPCVLETTDWIRPMKYVGIWWGMHLGVESWVINDRHGATTENAKRYIDFAAANNIEGVMFEGWNAGWENWGGSQDFDYTRPYADFDIKEIVRYAKEKGIEIIGHHETGGNIVNYEKQLDKSYKWYADLGIHSVKTGYAGGLPNGHNHHGQYNVRHYRKVVKTAAKYHTTLDVHEPIKDTGIRRTYPNMMTREGARGMEWNAWSEGNPPEHHVLLPFTRLLSGPMDYTPGIFDILYERAKKSPYRKKWNMKDSKDCRINSTLAKQIANWVILYSPLQMAADMIENYEGHPAFQFFRDFDADCDWSEALAGEPGEYVVIVRRAGDKYFLGAATNEDAREVTVKLDFLEKGKTYRAVIYADGKEADWITNPTAYEIIEKQVTAEDILSVDMARGGGQAITFMPL from the coding sequence ATGAGAATACATTTTATTTATTTTATTGTGATTATTTGTCTGGCAAGTAGTTGCTCTTCTAAGCAAAAAGAGGTTTTTTCTCCTGATGGTCGTATCAGGTTACAGTTTGCTCTGAATGACAGTAACCGGATGACCTACCAAATTGAAGTTGACAGTATTCCTTTTGTAGCTTCTTCCTGTTTGGGATTCGAAGCAGAGAACGGGATTAATCTTCATAAAGAATTCCGTATTGTAGATATTGATTTCGCTACTCAGGATGAAACCTGGACGCAACCTTGGGGAGAAAATAAAACCATTCGCAACCATTACAATGAAATGGCTGTTCACTTGTCTGATGCAGCTGCTACCAAACTGATTTTACGGTTTCGTGTATTCGATGACGGGGTAGGATTCCGCTACGAATATGAAGTGGCCGGAGCAGACAGTCTTCTTATCACGGATGAGCTGACTGCGTTCAATATAGCACAGGATGGTACTTCATGGTCCATACCTGCCAATTATGATACTTATGAATTGCTATATCGTACACAGCCTGTCAGCCGGACAGACAATGCCAATACTCCCATGACATTTAAGGCAGGCAATGTATATGCCAGCATTCACGAAGCTGCATTGACGGACTTCCCCGAGATGACATTGAAAAATACAGGTGGTTGCAATTTCAAGTCGGAACTGGCTCCTTGGCCTGATGGCATTAAAGTGCGGGTAAACGGTAGTGTTTTCAAGTCGCCTTGGCGTACCATACAGATTGCTCCGAAAGCTGTCGGTCTAATTAACTCCGGGCTTATACTGAATCTGAATGAGCCTTGTGTACTGGAAACTACGGATTGGATACGTCCAATGAAGTATGTAGGTATCTGGTGGGGAATGCATCTGGGGGTAGAAAGCTGGGTGATAAATGACCGCCACGGTGCCACAACGGAGAATGCTAAACGTTATATTGACTTTGCAGCAGCTAACAACATTGAAGGAGTGATGTTTGAAGGCTGGAACGCCGGTTGGGAAAATTGGGGAGGCTCTCAGGACTTTGATTATACGCGTCCGTATGCTGACTTTGATATAAAGGAAATAGTCCGTTATGCTAAGGAAAAAGGAATTGAGATTATTGGACATCATGAAACGGGTGGCAACATAGTCAATTATGAGAAACAACTGGATAAGTCTTATAAATGGTATGCTGACTTGGGTATTCATAGTGTGAAGACCGGTTATGCCGGCGGACTTCCCAATGGGCACAATCATCATGGACAATACAATGTACGCCATTACCGTAAAGTGGTAAAGACTGCTGCAAAATATCATACCACTCTTGATGTACACGAACCGATCAAAGACACTGGTATCCGCCGTACATACCCCAATATGATGACTCGTGAGGGTGCCCGTGGCATGGAATGGAATGCCTGGAGCGAGGGAAATCCCCCCGAACATCATGTACTTTTGCCATTTACCCGTCTGTTGTCAGGGCCAATGGACTATACTCCGGGAATCTTCGACATACTGTATGAGCGTGCCAAAAAGTCTCCTTATCGCAAGAAGTGGAATATGAAGGATAGTAAGGATTGCCGGATCAATTCTACGCTGGCGAAACAGATCGCTAACTGGGTGATACTTTATTCTCCTTTGCAAATGGCTGCCGACATGATTGAAAATTACGAAGGACATCCTGCTTTTCAATTCTTTCGCGATTTTGATGCTGATTGTGACTGGTCGGAAGCGCTGGCAGGTGAGCCGGGAGAATATGTAGTCATAGTGCGCCGCGCAGGAGACAAATATTTCCTGGGTGCAGCTACTAATGAAGACGCACGTGAGGTTACAGTCAAATTGGATTTTCTGGAAAAAGGCAAGACTTACAGGGCTGTCATTTATGCTGATGGTAAAGAGGCTGACTGGATAACGAATCCTACGGCTTATGAGATTATAGAGAAGCAGGTGACTGCTGAAGACATTCTGTCCGTGGATATGGCAAGAGGTGGAGGACAAGCCATTACCTTTATGCCACTTTGA
- a CDS encoding DUF1735 and LamG domain-containing protein, with amino-acid sequence MKLKNLYLLSITLLSVALTACSDDTETFDNQVYIDASVKTSNVLLKNTIPSAEGEFRVAMAKPENADVTISLKAEPALVDTYNAAFYDNAEALPSKHYTLETPQTVIPAGSVLSEKVTLKFGNLTELDAEKVYVLPVTIDQANVGILQSARTMYYVFKGAALINVVADLTKNLVYVNWGTPEKANGLRKLTVEVLVNPSKLDKAISTVLGIEGYFLLRFGDTAPAKNCLQIVGPGDKKINSEDLTVATGEWTHIAVTYDAEAQKVIAYFNGVNKLEATANWGALDLGKTKTDEGNGFWIGHSYNRDRWFDGEMSECRIWNKVLTQEEINAKNHFYQVEPGAEGLVAYWKFDEGVGTSIADYSGNENHATAVESLTWTAVELPAK; translated from the coding sequence ATGAAATTAAAAAACTTATATTTATTATCGATCACATTGCTGTCTGTAGCTTTGACAGCTTGTAGTGATGATACTGAAACGTTTGATAACCAAGTGTATATAGATGCTTCGGTGAAGACTAGTAATGTTTTACTGAAGAATACGATTCCTTCTGCGGAAGGTGAATTCAGGGTTGCTATGGCTAAGCCGGAAAATGCAGATGTAACTATTTCCTTGAAAGCTGAACCTGCGTTGGTTGACACTTATAATGCTGCATTTTATGATAATGCTGAGGCTTTGCCGAGTAAGCATTATACATTGGAAACTCCACAGACTGTGATTCCTGCCGGATCTGTTCTTTCAGAAAAAGTCACATTGAAATTTGGTAATCTGACAGAGCTGGATGCTGAAAAGGTTTATGTATTACCTGTAACCATTGATCAGGCTAACGTAGGTATTCTGCAAAGTGCCCGTACCATGTATTACGTATTTAAAGGTGCTGCCCTTATCAATGTAGTAGCTGATCTTACTAAGAATCTTGTATACGTAAATTGGGGTACACCTGAAAAGGCAAATGGTTTACGGAAGCTGACTGTGGAAGTATTAGTAAATCCCAGCAAGCTCGATAAAGCTATCAGTACAGTTCTGGGTATTGAAGGATATTTCCTGCTCCGTTTCGGAGATACTGCGCCGGCAAAGAATTGTTTGCAGATTGTAGGTCCTGGAGATAAGAAGATAAATTCAGAAGATCTGACTGTGGCTACCGGTGAATGGACACATATTGCAGTGACTTATGATGCTGAAGCTCAAAAAGTGATAGCCTATTTCAATGGCGTGAATAAATTGGAAGCGACAGCGAATTGGGGAGCATTGGATTTGGGAAAGACAAAAACTGATGAGGGTAATGGCTTCTGGATTGGTCACTCTTATAACCGTGATCGTTGGTTTGATGGTGAAATGTCCGAATGCCGTATTTGGAATAAGGTTTTAACTCAGGAGGAAATTAATGCAAAGAATCATTTTTATCAGGTAGAACCGGGTGCGGAAGGACTGGTTGCCTATTGGAAATTTGATGAAGGTGTAGGTACTTCAATAGCCGATTATAGCGGGAATGAGAATCATGCTACAGCGGTGGAATCGCTTACTTGGACTGCGGTAGAATTGCCTGCGAAATAA